Proteins from a single region of Nomia melanderi isolate GNS246 chromosome 11, iyNomMela1, whole genome shotgun sequence:
- the Ctu1 gene encoding cytosolic thiouridylase subunit 1: MPIPCSRKCGKDAVLKRPKTGHALCKECFFLAFESEIHYTITAGKLFKPGDKVAIGASGGKDSTVLAYVLKTLNEKYKYGIELFLLSIDEGITGYRDDSLKTVEQNKNDYGLPLKILSYKELYGWSMDEIVAEIGKKNNCTFCGVFRRQALDRGAALLGVDCIATGHNADDIAETVLMNILRGDIARLQRCTSIITAGADCIKRCKPLKYAYEKEIVMYAYFKHLVYFSTECVFAPNAYRGHARTFLKDLERIRPSSILDIIHSGETLQVKDTVKMPERRNCTRCGFVSSQEICKACIMLEGLNRGLPKLGIGKSNKVKRMMDSFNSVASSASEKDENEDTKKDKLKALEF, encoded by the exons ATGCCAATTCCATGTTCAAGAAAGTGTGGCAAAGATGCTGTTCTCAAa AGACCAAAAACTGGACATGCTCTATGTAAAGAATGTTTTTTCTTAGCTTTTGAATCTGAAATTCATTACACTATTACAGCGGGTAAATTGTTCAAACCTGGAGATAAAGTTGCTATTGGAGCGTCAGGAGGAAAAGACTCAACGGTACTTGCATATGTATTAAAAACcttaaatgagaaatataaatatggcattgaattatttcttttgtcCATCGATGAAGGAATTACTG GATATAGGGATGATAGTTTAAAAACagttgaacaaaataaaaatgactatgggttaccattaaaaatattatcttacaaAGAATTATATGGGTGGAGTATGGATGAAATTGTAGCAGAa ataggtaaaaaaaataattgtactTTTTGTGGTGTTTTTCGAAGACAAGCATTGGATAGGGGAGCTGCTCTCTTAGGTGTGGACTGCATTGCAACAGGTCATAATGCTGATGATATAGCAGAAACAGTTCTCATGAATATTCTACGAGGGGATATTGCAAGGCTACAGAGATGTACTTCAATCATTACT GCAGGAGCAGATTGTATAAAACGATGTAAGCCACTTAAGTATGCCTATGAGAAAGAGATTGTAATGTATGcatatttcaaacatttggTATATTTCTCAACTGAATGTGTATTTGCACCAAATGCATATAGAGGTCATGCAAGAACCTTCCTCAAAGATTTGGAAAGAATTAGACCTTCATCCATATTAGATATAATACATTCTG GGGAAACATTACAAGTGAAAGATACCGTTAAAATGCCAGAACGAAGGAATTGCACTCGTTGTGGATTTGTTTCAAGTCAAGAGATATGTAAAGCTTGCATCATGTTAGAAGGTTTGAACAGGGGATTACCAAAACTTGGTATTGGGAAGAGCAATAAAGTTAAGCGGATGATGGACTCATTTAACTCGGTTGCAAGTAGTGCAAGTGAAAAGGATGAAAATGAAGATACTAAAAAAGATAAACTCAAAGCTTTAgaattttga
- the Sf3b5 gene encoding splicing factor 3B subunit 5 yields the protein MGERYNIHSQLEHLQSKYIGTGHADTTKFEWLVNQHRDSCSSYMGHYDLLNFFAIAENEAKARVRFNLMEKMLQPCGPPPEKPED from the coding sequence atggggGAACGTTATAACATTCACAGTCAGTTAGAACATTTACAGTCAAAGTATATTGGTACAGGCCATGCTGACACAACAAAGTTCGAATGGCTTGTAAATCAGCATCGTGATTCTTGCAGTTCTTACATGGGacattatgatttattaaatttctttgccATTGCTGAAAACGAAGCAAAAGCACGCGTTCGATTTAATCTTATGGAAAAAATGTTACAACCTTGTGGTCCGCCTCCAGAAAAGCCAGAagattaa